DNA sequence from the Leptospira kanakyensis genome:
CTTTGCAAAAACAATGCAAAAGCTCTTCCCTTCACTTTGTTTGGTGAAACAGGACCTACAAAAGAAAAACAAGTAATGTATAACTATGTGGCTCAAACGGAAGATGAGAAAAAACGCCAAGTGCATGAAACTCTTCCAAAACACACATATACAATTTACAATAACAAGTATCGCACAAACATTACGAGTCACCACTACACACAGTACAGACCAAACTTCCTTACTTTCAACAAAGTAGCAGTTCTTGTGTTTGATACAAAGAAACCAACCAATAGCCTTCTTTTTAGAAAGTTTATTGATATCTCTGACTTAAAAATTACTTACTAATTGGTAAATCCAAGACCAGGTTTGGTCTTGGAATCTAGGCTCGCCTGACCTAAAGAAAATCCAAAAGGATTAGTGGTCAGTGCCTTCCGGGCGGATGGGGGGAAATTGTTCCGAAGCCCTCACCCTCCACTCGTCCTCCGGATGGTTCAAATGCAACCAACCGTTCGCAAAATCCCAACGACCGTCCAAATCCAAAAAGTCCCAGAAAATTGCCTGGTTCATGTATTTGTAAGTGTCAAGCAGATCGAGTAGATCCCTTTGTTTCCTTGGAGAATTGTCCATTCTATTCCAGTTTCGGTAGGATCTTCCGCTGGTCGATGTTTTTTATGGACAAAACGAGTCCAACCTGCCGAAAATGAAACCAGACCATGGCGATCACAAAGGAAAAAAAGGCAGACTTCAATGACAAACTGGTAGATTTCAAAAACTACCTAGAGGAACTGAAAAAAGAGGCCAATATCTACAAAGTCCAAGCTAAAAAAAGTAAGGACATGGAACCTTATTTTAATATCTCCCTTGCCATTAACTCTATCAAAACCATTAACACCTGTATTGTGATCAATGAACTTTCCACCGCCATTTTGGAAATCAACAATAACAACTATTTAGAAACTGCTAGAAAAGAAATTTATAATGCGATCTCTTTTATCGAAAAAACGGTCGGAAACAACGTAGATGGTTCGTTATCCGAAAACAAAGAGTTACTCGCAAAAATCGAAAGGTTCACACCCACCCAAAGATTGAACCTTGTCAAAGGCCTACTCCAGGCCATGAAAAAAACCACTGCCGCTTTTGGAACCAACTCCAAATGGAAATGGTCTTGGCCAGACATCAATTTCAGAGTTGCGGCATGTACGAAAAATCTTTTTGATTTCATTGCTTATGAAAAAGAACAGGATTTGGAAAACCCTTATTACTACATCCGCAAAGAACACTTCAACCTTGTCATAGAACTTGCTAACCAAGCCGCCCAGGATTATAGGACAAAATTTGAAATGTCTACACAAGATTCCACAGATTTGAAACATTCTGTGGAAATGTTAGAGATGAACCGCAAGATTTTCCAAATTACAGGCGAAAATGAAGATTTGGAAAAAACCAAAACACTGATTGAGTCCTTCCAACAAAAAATTACCGATCTCGAATCCGACGATAAAAAGAAAAAAAAGAAACAATAATCGACGTTTTTCCCTAGAATCCCCAGTCTAGTTTATAGAAAGGGCAATACTTTTCAAAAGGAGATTTCGAAATATGGCACTTACGGAAGTCACTGACGCCAATTTCAAAGCAGAAACTGCTAAAGGCGTTGTACTCGTGGATTGTTGGGCGGAATGGTGCGGACCTTGTCGAATGGTAGCTCCTGTTCTTGATGAATTATCGCAAGAAATGGCTGATATCAAAATTACAAAGCTAAACGTTGATTTCAATCAGAAGACTGCGCAGGAATTGGGAATCCAATCGATCCCTACTCTTCTTCTTTACAAAGACGGAGTTTTAGTGGATAAAGCAATTGGCGCTTTACCAAAACCGCAAATTAAAAAATTTATAGAAAATCACAAGTAGGAAATAAATTATCCCCTAATGGTCAGTTCTGAACCGAATGGTTTTACCGCTCTCCCTAGAGGGGGATATTTAGTCGATACATCCGAAGGGTACATCCAAATTGGATCCCCTCCGGAAACAATTAAAGACACCATGGGGCTCGAAAAGAAGACCCCGCTGGTGTTTGTCCTCCCCAATAAATTCTTCCATGTCGAAAAAGGGATCTCCATAGCGGAGTTAGAATTCCCCATTTACTTTAACTTCTTCTTTCGCGGTGGCAAAAAAACATTTATTGTTTGTTCTCCCGAACAAAAAGAACAGCTAACGATTGTTCTCGGGGAATCTCTTATGGGACCACAAGAACTGAACCTTGCTTCTGAGTTTATTGATGGAACGGAAAGTTTTGGTTTCCCTGATATCAAAGCAGAAATGGCACATTTCCGAAGTTACAAAACGATGGAAGAAGTGGTTGAGTTCGTTTTATTCGATGAACACCACAAAGCCCAGTTTGGAAAGATCACTATCGAACAACTTCCCTCCAATGAATTTCTCATTGTGGATGGAGATAAAAAAATCAAAACTCCTGGAGAGGTCGACTTCCATGTGAAGTATGATATTGGAAAAAGGTTAGAAGAACCTTTCCAACCCCCTCTCATCGGGATCACCTGCCTTGGGCCTTCCCATGGTTTTGATCCGACAGACAACACTTCTGGTTTTATCATCTGGCTCAATGGCCAAGGGATTATGGTGGATCCACCGGTAAACTCGACCGAGTGGTTACGAGAATCCAATGTAAATCCCAAGTTTATCAACTCCATCATCCTCACCCACTGCCATGCCGACCATGATGCGGGAACCTTCCAAAAGATCTTAGAAGAATCCAAAATCACGATCTATGCAACCGCCACTGTTATGGAATCTTTCCTTAAAAAATACTGTAGTCTAACAAAGATTCCGCGCCGTGAAATCACTGACCTATTTGATTTTATTCCTGTTGTGATTGGAAGGCCTACCATCATCAATGGTGGTGAGTTTTATTTTCATTATGCTCTCCATTCCATTCCTTCCGTGGGATTCGAATTTTTTTTCCAAGACCAGTCTTTCTATTATACTTCGGACCATTTGAATGATCCAGATGCCTTTGAAGAAATGTATAAAAAAGGTGTATTCCCTGAAACTAGATACCAGTTCTTAAAAGACTTTCCTTGGGATCGTAAAATCATTTACCACGAAGCAGGTGTTCCTCCTCTGCATACAAAGATAAGTTACCTCGCCTCTTTGCCGGAAGAAGTACAAAAACGAATCACTGTATACCATATTGCTGCCAAAGATATGCCAGAAGGAAACCACCTTACACTTGCTAAGTTTGGAATTGAAAATACACTTTATCCGGAAATCACTCCTCCCAAACACCAAGAGGCATTCCAACTTTTAGAAATCCTCTCGCAAATCGATATTTTCTCTGGATTCCCGATCGAGAAGGCCAAAGAATTTTTACAGATTGTAAAAGAAGAGAAGTTTCGGCGCGGAGAACAGATCATCAAAAAAGGAACCCACGGCGACCGATTTTTTATCATCGCTTCAGGGAACGTTCGTTTTGAAGGACTTTCTGGCGATCCAACAGCCGTCAAACGGTATGGAACTTACGAATATTTTGGTGAAGCCTCTTTAATTTTGGATACGGCACGCCAAGCAGACGTGTTTGCAGAAACGGATGTCCTGGCTCTTACCATTGAAAAAACAAGATTCTTTCAGTTCATTCGCGGATCCAAACTCCACGAAAACCTAACCAAACTGAATAGCATCCGAGAAACCAATACCTGGAAAACTCTGACGGAATCCCAAACCTTCCGAGGCCTTACCAGCTACCAAGTCACCCAACTCGAACTCATCTTAAAACTGGAAACCGTGAAAAAGGAAGCAGCCTTGATTGAAGAAGGCCATACCTTCCACAACGCGTTTATCGTCAGATCGGGGACGGTTGTGGTCATGCAAAACCACAAAACCATCCGGGAACTGGGTGCAGGCGACTTTGTCGGGGAAATTTATTCCCTCACCAAAAATCTCCCGTCCAATTTTAGTTTCATTGCCTGGCCGGGAACAGAACTCTATGTCCTTTCCGAAGAAGATGCCATCCAATACATCAAGAAAAATCCTGGTGTCTACATGAAGCTGAACACTGTTTATAATTGACCTCAATTCGCCATTTTTGTAGCATTTCCATATCAAGGAGTCACAAATCATATGGAGCGTATCCTCCCCTTTACTGAAGAACACCATCAATTCCGCGAGATGGCTCGGAAATTTTTTGAAACAGAAGTAAAACCACACCACGAAGAATGGGAAAAAAACCATATCGTGCCCAAAGAAGTCTGGAGAAAGGCAGGTGACAACGGCCTACTCTGCCCCGATGTTCCCACAGAATACGGCGGTTCTGGTGCCGACTTTCTCTACAACATCATCATCATCGAAGAATCTTCTCGCGTTGGAAATAGCGGATTTTTTATCTCCCTCCATAACGACGTGATCGCTCCTTATATCTCTACATACGCAAACGATGAACAAAAGAAACGTTGGCTTCCCAAATGTGCTTCGGGTGAATCCATCCTTGCGGTTGCGATGACTGAGCCTGGTGCCGGATCTGACCTTAAATCTTTGCGTACAAGTGCCGTTGATATGGGTGATCATTTTGTGGTGAATGGACAAAAAACATTTATCTCCAATGGACAACTTGCTGACCTTATCATCACTGCGGTGAAACACGACAACGGAACCATTTCCCTTGTGATGATTGAAGAAGGAATGAAAGGTTTTGAAAGAGGACGTAACCTAGATAAAATCGGACTCAAAGCCCAAGACACTTCTGAATTGTATTTCAACGATGTGATTGTTCCCAAATCAAACCTCATCGGCAAACAAGGACAAGGTTTTCGTTACCTAATGCAAAAACTAGCACAAGAACGTTTGGTGCTTTCAGTGGCTGCCGTGGAAGCAACAAGGCTTGTCCAATCCTTAACCCTCCAATACATCAAAGAAAGAAAAGCCTTTGGTCAAAAGATTGGGTCTTTCCAAAATACAAAATTCAAAATGGCGGAAATGGCAACGGAACTAGAAATGGCACAAGTGTTCTGCGATAAAGTGGTCATGGAACATATGAAAGGCGAAAACACAACTGCAGAAGCCTCTATGTGTAAATGGTACACTACAGAGATGCAAAAACGCCATACCGATGAGTGTTTACAATTCTTTGGTGGATACGGTTATATGATGGAATATCCAATTGCAAGAGCTTACCTCGATGCAAGGATCCAAACCATCTATGCAGGAACTACTGAGATTATGAAAGAAATCATTGGTCGCAGTTTAGGACTTTAGTCTTTAAGAACGAATAGTTCGTTGCATTTCAAAAACATAGATCAATAGGTCTCGTAAAAAACCCGGCCGGTTCAGCCGGGTTTTTTATTTACTTCCTTCGAATCGTTTTTAAAACTACAAACTCGAATTAACAAAAGATATACTACATAGACAAAGAATATGATATCACCAGAAATAAGAAAGAAAATTGAAACGAAACTAGCATTGATAGAAATTGAATTTAATGTTGAAATCCTCTTTGCAATTGAATCCGGTTCAAGAGCTTGGGGATTTGAATCATTGGACAGTGATTATGATGTAAGATTTATATATAAACATCAGACGGACTGGTATTTAAGTGTTCTTCCTGAAAGAGATGTAATTGAAATACCGATTCAGGAATTGATGGATTATAGCGGCTGGGACTTGAAAAAAGCATTCTTTCTTATGAATAAATCAAATCCCGTGTTGTTCGAATGGTTACGCTCGCCAATCATCTACAAAAAGAATGAGGAATTTTATAAGATATTCTTTGAAATATCAAAAGAATATTTTTCTCCAATTGGAACGGTTTATCATTATTTAAAAATGGCGAGTAGGAATTACAGAGAATACTTAAAGAAAGATACTGTTAAAGTAAAGAAATACTTTTATGTATTAAGGCCTCTACTTGCATGTCATTGGGTTGAACAAAAACAAAGTTCACCACCCATGGAGTTTGAAGTTCTATTAAATGAAGTTTTGACGGACAATATAGTTAAAAAGGAAATAACGGAACTACTTTTCAAAAAAAGAAATGGAATAGAATTAGGTGAAGAAAAAAGAATCGATTCACTCAATTTATATATCGAAAACAACATTGAACATTTCGAAAATCTAGTCTCGAACTTTGATCCAGCTCATAAACCAGAAGCAGAAAGTATCAATTTAGCATTCCAGAAAATCCTCGGACTAGGCAAAAACCTAACCCAAAATCAGATAAAATATTGACATTTGCACAAATACTGTGCAAAATAGATTTCCATGAAAAATGTTACGTTTAGAGTAGAAGATGATAGGCTTATAGAAAAAGCAAAACTGAAAGCTACATCAATCAATCGTTCATTAAATGATTTATTTATTGAGTGGTTAAAAAACTTTTCCAACGAAAATGGAGAGAATTTTAACTACAAAAAATACTTAGCCAAATTCAAACACATCAAAATAGAAAAGAAATTCTCACGTGATGAAATGAATGAAAGATAAATTTTTTTTAGATACAAATATTATTCTTTATCAGTTTAGTAACGATATTCAAAAGAAAAACAGGGCCATTGATATCTTAGATGAGGCAACAAATTCCAATAAATATACGATTAGTTATCAAGTAATTCAGGAATTTTCAAACGTAGCCCTTAACAAAAACAAGGGATATTTTTCAATCAAAGAATTAAAGAAATATATCGAAGACATTCTAATACCTTTGTGCAAATTTTTTCCAGATCCAAGCTTTTATATCGATTCTCTTAAAGTTAAAGAAAAATATAAATTTAGTTATTATGATTCGCTAATCATAAACGCTGCGCTCAAACTAAAATGTTCAAAATTATACTCTGAAGATCTTCAAGCAAATCAGAAAATCGAAAACTTGGAAATTATCAATCCTTTCAGATAAGTAAAACTGACTGTCCCCGAAAGTCCCATTTAAGAACTTCGGGTCAAATTACATCGGTGAGCTTAGTTCCGCCAAATCAAAAAAGCTCCAACCTATTCTTTCGATTCTGCTGCACCCACTTCTTCTTCCGCTTCTTTTCGTAAGTCGGTAGTTAACCGCATCGAACAAAAATGAGGCCCGCACATCGAACAAAAATGGGCTTTTTTCATTCCATCCTGTGGGAGGGATTCGTCATGATACGAACGCGCGAGTTCCGGATCGAGTGAGAGGGCAAACTGGTCTTCCCATCGAAATTCAAACCGAGCTTTGCTGAGAAGATCATCTCTTTCTTTGGCACCAGGATGGCCTTTGGCAAGATCGGCCGCATGGGCTGCAATTTTATAAGCAATCACCCCATCTTTAACATCTTGTTTGTTTGGAAGTCCCAAATGTTCTTTGGGTGTCACATAACAAAGCATAGCCGTTCCATACCAGGCAATCATCGCTGCCCCAATGGCGGAAGTGATATGGTCATACCCCGGAGCAATGTCTGTCACCAGGGGCCCGAGTGTATAAAAGGGAGCTTCCATACAAATCTCTTCTTGGAGCCGGACATTCTCTTGGATGAGATGCATAGGAACATGTCCGGGGCCTTCCACCATCACTTGGACATCATCGGCCCAAGCACGTTTTGTTAACTCCCCTAAAGTTTTTAGTTCTGCAAACTGGGCTTCGTCATTGGCATCATTGATGCAACCAGGTCGGAGGCCATCCCCCAAAGAATAGGAAACTCCGTATTTTTGCATGACCTTGGAGATCGCGTCAAAATGTTCATAAAGAAAATTTTCTTTTTTATGGTGGTGACACCATTTCGCAAGGATGGATCCTCCCCGAGAGACAATCCCCGTGATTCGTTTGTCTGTTAGGTGGATGTAATCCCGAAGAACTCCCGCATGGATGGTAAAATAATCCACACCTTGTTCGGCTTGTTCTTCCAGAGTTTCTAAAAAGACACCAATGTTTAGATCTTCTACCTTTCCCTTTACCTTCTCCAAAGTTTGGTAGAGAGGAACCGTTCCAATCGGAACAGGAGAATTGCGAATGATCCATTCCCTGGTTTCATGAATATTTTTTCCTGTAGAAAGATCCATCACTGTGTCCGCTCCCCAGTGGAGTGACCAACGAAGTTTTTCTACTTCATCATCAATGGAAGAAAGGATCGCAGAATTTCCAATATTGGCATTGATTTTTACTAAAAACTTTTTCCCAATGATCATAGGTTCGAGTTCCGTATGACGTTTGTTTGATGGAATGATCGCACGACCAATTTTTACTTCATTGAGAACAAACTCTGGACTCATTCCTTCTCTTTTGGCCACATACATCATTTCTTCTGTGATGATATCTCTTTTGGCATAATAGAGTTGGGAAAAATTCTTATCCCCTCTCGATTCCCGTGTTTGGATCCAGGGTTCTCTCAGTTTCGGGATTCCTTTTTTATAATCGTATTCATTTTCATGGATACAAAACATACCTTCCGTTCGGTAGGATTGAAATTTAGTATGGTTCGATAGTGTAATGGTTGTTTCTGGGATTTGAATGGGATGGGTGGAATTTGTTTCCATAGTCAGTTTTCCTTAGCCGGAACTGATCCAAAGGAAAACGAAAAGAGAAAACAAAAACAAAAGAAGAGTTCCATTCTAAAACATTAAGGATAAAACACCTTAATCGAATTTCTTCATTTTTCACGTTTCCCTTCGCAAGCATTACCAGGATCAGGTTCAAAAAGGGTATTTCTCAGCCACCCCCGCCCTTATCTTTTCAGAGCAAAGGAAATAGCACCCCTAACGGTTATTTCTCAAATGAAGGAGAAAGTTTTTTTTGGCAAGTCAATTTGTTTTGTGGCTTTTAGCTCGGCTGAATTACTTTAATTCACGACCCTGTCTCACCATTCGGTTCACATAAACTTGTAAGTCCTGTTTCCCTTTTGGCCCAATTTGCGTGAACTGAACTCCGTAAATCCCAGATTCTTTAGATTTATGGCCAATCTGTTTGATCACACCTTTTGCCAAAAAATCTTCCAAATCACCGGGAAGGGCCACAAGGATTTCAACAGTTTCATTCATATCCCATTCATCAAAATGATTCGGGGCAATGATCCCTACACCCCCAACACTTATGTCGCTCGCTTTTAAGACGTCAAGAAGGGCCGTTCCCATCAAATGGATTTCGACTGGATCGTTTTCCAGTGGTTGTACGCGGACATATTTCCTTTTTTCTTGGATGGGTGCCATACTCTCATTTTCTTAGGAAATTCCAGATTGTAAACTAGGAAATAGAAGCCTGCCCAATTGTTAAGAAAACATAGACCAATCTCCGATATTTGGTATAATGGGGACGAAATGAAATCACGTATTGGTGTTCTTTTACTGACTATCAGTTTAGGCCTCTTTGTAAATGTTTCCTTACAGGCAAAAGTGACTTGTACGGGGGATGCCTGTACCATTCTTCCTGCTTCCATCCAATCCCAAATCAATAGCGTAGACACAGCACTCCAACTCCAATACACGGACAAAGTCCTTGCGACCATGTCGGAAGCTGCGGTCATCTCCAACATCAACTCTTCTCTTATGGGCCCAGGAATTGTGAACCGATTCCAAGTGGGTGTGGGTATGACTGTTGCTGGCCAACAAAAAGAAGATATCAATGTCGCTTACCAAAGTTTGAGTTTTCAAAAACTTCCCAATGTGGGAGCCTCACTAGCACCTAACTTTATTGTGGCGGTAAACC
Encoded proteins:
- the trxA gene encoding thioredoxin, producing MALTEVTDANFKAETAKGVVLVDCWAEWCGPCRMVAPVLDELSQEMADIKITKLNVDFNQKTAQELGIQSIPTLLLYKDGVLVDKAIGALPKPQIKKFIENHK
- a CDS encoding cAMP/cGMP-dependent 3',5'-cyclic-AMP/GMP phosphodiesterase codes for the protein MVSSEPNGFTALPRGGYLVDTSEGYIQIGSPPETIKDTMGLEKKTPLVFVLPNKFFHVEKGISIAELEFPIYFNFFFRGGKKTFIVCSPEQKEQLTIVLGESLMGPQELNLASEFIDGTESFGFPDIKAEMAHFRSYKTMEEVVEFVLFDEHHKAQFGKITIEQLPSNEFLIVDGDKKIKTPGEVDFHVKYDIGKRLEEPFQPPLIGITCLGPSHGFDPTDNTSGFIIWLNGQGIMVDPPVNSTEWLRESNVNPKFINSIILTHCHADHDAGTFQKILEESKITIYATATVMESFLKKYCSLTKIPRREITDLFDFIPVVIGRPTIINGGEFYFHYALHSIPSVGFEFFFQDQSFYYTSDHLNDPDAFEEMYKKGVFPETRYQFLKDFPWDRKIIYHEAGVPPLHTKISYLASLPEEVQKRITVYHIAAKDMPEGNHLTLAKFGIENTLYPEITPPKHQEAFQLLEILSQIDIFSGFPIEKAKEFLQIVKEEKFRRGEQIIKKGTHGDRFFIIASGNVRFEGLSGDPTAVKRYGTYEYFGEASLILDTARQADVFAETDVLALTIEKTRFFQFIRGSKLHENLTKLNSIRETNTWKTLTESQTFRGLTSYQVTQLELILKLETVKKEAALIEEGHTFHNAFIVRSGTVVVMQNHKTIRELGAGDFVGEIYSLTKNLPSNFSFIAWPGTELYVLSEEDAIQYIKKNPGVYMKLNTVYN
- a CDS encoding acyl-CoA dehydrogenase family protein translates to MERILPFTEEHHQFREMARKFFETEVKPHHEEWEKNHIVPKEVWRKAGDNGLLCPDVPTEYGGSGADFLYNIIIIEESSRVGNSGFFISLHNDVIAPYISTYANDEQKKRWLPKCASGESILAVAMTEPGAGSDLKSLRTSAVDMGDHFVVNGQKTFISNGQLADLIITAVKHDNGTISLVMIEEGMKGFERGRNLDKIGLKAQDTSELYFNDVIVPKSNLIGKQGQGFRYLMQKLAQERLVLSVAAVEATRLVQSLTLQYIKERKAFGQKIGSFQNTKFKMAEMATELEMAQVFCDKVVMEHMKGENTTAEASMCKWYTTEMQKRHTDECLQFFGGYGYMMEYPIARAYLDARIQTIYAGTTEIMKEIIGRSLGL
- a CDS encoding nucleotidyltransferase domain-containing protein gives rise to the protein MISPEIRKKIETKLALIEIEFNVEILFAIESGSRAWGFESLDSDYDVRFIYKHQTDWYLSVLPERDVIEIPIQELMDYSGWDLKKAFFLMNKSNPVLFEWLRSPIIYKKNEEFYKIFFEISKEYFSPIGTVYHYLKMASRNYREYLKKDTVKVKKYFYVLRPLLACHWVEQKQSSPPMEFEVLLNEVLTDNIVKKEITELLFKKRNGIELGEEKRIDSLNLYIENNIEHFENLVSNFDPAHKPEAESINLAFQKILGLGKNLTQNQIKY
- a CDS encoding antitoxin, with amino-acid sequence MKNVTFRVEDDRLIEKAKLKATSINRSLNDLFIEWLKNFSNENGENFNYKKYLAKFKHIKIEKKFSRDEMNER
- a CDS encoding PIN domain-containing protein translates to MKDKFFLDTNIILYQFSNDIQKKNRAIDILDEATNSNKYTISYQVIQEFSNVALNKNKGYFSIKELKKYIEDILIPLCKFFPDPSFYIDSLKVKEKYKFSYYDSLIINAALKLKCSKLYSEDLQANQKIENLEIINPFR
- the thiC gene encoding phosphomethylpyrimidine synthase ThiC, whose product is METNSTHPIQIPETTITLSNHTKFQSYRTEGMFCIHENEYDYKKGIPKLREPWIQTRESRGDKNFSQLYYAKRDIITEEMMYVAKREGMSPEFVLNEVKIGRAIIPSNKRHTELEPMIIGKKFLVKINANIGNSAILSSIDDEVEKLRWSLHWGADTVMDLSTGKNIHETREWIIRNSPVPIGTVPLYQTLEKVKGKVEDLNIGVFLETLEEQAEQGVDYFTIHAGVLRDYIHLTDKRITGIVSRGGSILAKWCHHHKKENFLYEHFDAISKVMQKYGVSYSLGDGLRPGCINDANDEAQFAELKTLGELTKRAWADDVQVMVEGPGHVPMHLIQENVRLQEEICMEAPFYTLGPLVTDIAPGYDHITSAIGAAMIAWYGTAMLCYVTPKEHLGLPNKQDVKDGVIAYKIAAHAADLAKGHPGAKERDDLLSKARFEFRWEDQFALSLDPELARSYHDESLPQDGMKKAHFCSMCGPHFCSMRLTTDLRKEAEEEVGAAESKE
- a CDS encoding PilZ domain-containing protein, whose product is MAPIQEKRKYVRVQPLENDPVEIHLMGTALLDVLKASDISVGGVGIIAPNHFDEWDMNETVEILVALPGDLEDFLAKGVIKQIGHKSKESGIYGVQFTQIGPKGKQDLQVYVNRMVRQGRELK